Below is a genomic region from Aurantimonas sp. HBX-1.
CCCCGGCCCGCGTCGTCACCCCCGGCCAGGCGGCGTCATGTCAAGTGAACTCCAGTCGATCAGTTTTCTGGCCAGCGGCACGCCGGCGGCCGACGAGGCGGCGCGGCGGCTGAGCGTGCTCTACGGCAACGACCGGCCGGACAATGCCGACGTGATCGTGGCGCTGGGTGGCGACGGCTTCATGCTCAACACGCTGCATCGCTTCATGGGAACCGGCGTGCCGATCTACGGCATGAACAAGGGCACGATCGGCTTCCTGATGAACGAGTACCGCGAGGACGGGCTGCGCGAACGCCTCGCGGCGGCGACCCGCAACATCATCCATCCCCTCACCATGACCGCCGTCGACGCCGAGGGGACCATCCACAACGCCCTGGCGATCAACGAGGTGGCGCTGTTCCGCCAGTCCTACCAGGCGGCCCGGCTGCAGATCGCCATCGACGGGCGGGTACGGCTGGAGGAGCTGGTCTGCGACGGCGTCATGGTGGCGACGCCGATCGGCTCCACCGCC
It encodes:
- a CDS encoding NAD kinase; the encoded protein is MSSELQSISFLASGTPAADEAARRLSVLYGNDRPDNADVIVALGGDGFMLNTLHRFMGTGVPIYGMNKGTIGFLMNEYREDGLRERLAAATRNIIHPLTMTAVDAEGTIHNALAINEVALFRQSYQAARLQIAIDGRVRLEELVCDGVMVATPIGSTAYNLSAQGPIIPVEAPLLALTPVSPFRPRRWRGALLPNHQTVEIVVLEPEKRPVNAVADATEVKSVRKITISESVTDTGVILFDVEHSWDERILAEQFRY